The genomic DNA AATTGTAACATACCTTAACACTTTGcccaacattattattattaatactaCTTGGACATGCAGATCTAATATGCCCAACCCCTCCGCAATTATAACAAACAACATTTTGATTAATTCGCCGATTTTGGGAAGTCTGTTCTCTCCCATTGTTCCTGAACTGTTGACTATTGTTCCGTTGATACGAGTAAGTGTTCTGTCTCTGGTCATAATTATCACTAAAATTAGAACGTACCGTATCTACTTGTACCGGTGCTGGTGAAATCCCGCTCGTCGCTGCAACCTGCGGTACGGTGGCCTTCTTCTCCCACTAGCCTTTTATTCTGTTCTGCCAGAATCATGACGATCTTTGTCAGTTCCGATGTCGAAGAACCTTCGTCACTCATTTTGACCAGCGAGGACGCTGGTTAttaaaaaggtgggagagtgtaacgcccctccctgtagagatttatCCCGAAGCGTctctcacgtggccaaggcgtgtgaaggtcattgactcaaatcgtacgagaagcagataagaaatagtgtgatattttaattaattattggttaagatttcaatgagaacaatcgagaacgggatattccatggtgtgatcttatttaatcttaagaaacagtcaaagactggcgggaaaattaccacgtgataacttttgtaattatgtaagtttggagatgtatttaactttgtagagagcttagattagagacttgagatcagaccgttgacagtgaacgacacggtcgccatcttgcaataaagtacaaggttgtgttaaatCTACATCTTGGCGTGTCAGCTTCAATTATTGAAAGCAGTACAATCCAGACTGGTATCTCAACTCGtaaattcccctaactacgagcatGACACTTCCACGGCGCCATTTTTTTTTCGCCGAAAAGTAGTTTTGCCAAAGTTTTCACATGCATTCCACGGCATTCCATATCTAAGTATAAGTGGAGGCTTTGAGGTGtctaatttttttcttattgtGGTTCGTGTGGTTTGCCTTAAGTTTCGGATGAGAATTACATCGTTAGTTTAAAAAGTCAGAATCTAAGGTATGCTTTCCTTCGTTTGCTGTGAGAGCATTGTGAGAGAATCTAGGGAAAAACACTCTTACACGTTGTGAGATCACAGTTTGCAACGTTACGATACTGTTTCAATTTTACTCGCTTCGAAAAGAAAACTTACTTAGAATATTCCGCTTTTCAATcttctaaatttacaaattattagACGAATCAACGGAAAACTTACTCTGCTCCCGTCGTCCAAGTTAACCACCTCTGCAATTTTTTCAAACGCTCCATTTTCCTGCAGGTCTGTGATCCAGTAATCAGGCTCTCGATCTCCGTATTCGTCGATGAGCACGTTTCCTGAAATTCCTGGAAATCAAAACCGGATTCGACGCAATGAAGAAGACCGCCTTAGCTACAAGCGCAATACCGTGGAGAGCAACTGAAAACgctatacaaacaaacaaaaactaacaaacaagtaaacaaacaaacaaacaaacaaatattgatatttataaTTGGACGCTAATCAAATACCGCGCTTGCTTTGCACTACCTCAGCATGTTGTGAAATTTTACGTGCATTAATTCAAATATTAATTTCACCGGAAGAAgttttctgaaacaaaaattaGGCTTTATCTTTTGTGTTATGTAATCATGAAAGAAAAGTTCGTTTCTCTCATTGTTTCGCCAAAAACAATGTACTGGTATAGTCACAAGAAAATccacaacaatttcatttctgATATACTTTTACAGGAAACGATTTTGGGATTAATTcttataattttatattttcgaaGTACATAATTTTAATTTGAGAAAGCTAATACCTGGGTGTATACTTAcgaaacaaatatataaaaataacatAGTGTTATCAGAAGAAAAGTGATAGACAGTTTTTGATTTCTGATTGATAAGATCAAGATCACATCCACTGAAACAAGGCACGACTTGCTACCTTTAAAGAAAGTACCGGCCACCGATTTGGCGAAAGTGCTTCCATCTTGGTAGTCAAGGCCTCGCGACACAGTTGCGTTGAGGGCAAGCACATAAAGAATAACCGCGTCATGCAGGAAGGGAGAATACTTATTGCCCTGGAAGAGACAAGATGATTCAACCAGCTCGTCTTAAAAAATGATTGAAAGCCGATAATTACTGTTCAACTCTGTCGACAAGACTCACTTGAGATATCCTACGACAAATAGTTGGACCAGGTACAGTTTTGTACTGGCGACCAAAGCCTGATAGATCTCGtgtgaaacaaattttattgactCAGTTTTTCAACATCGAAGAAACTGAGGGAACCAGCGCAAATAATGGCAGGGGGGGTGAAAGAGAAACTATTTGGTCAATTTTTCCCCATCCTCACAACGGTAGCCAAAATTTTCAGAGCCCTTCTGTTAGCAAGAAAAATTTTCGAGCCCAGCGATATGACAATGTACAACCGATTGGTGCCAACTTATCCTATAAGCCCCTACTGTTACGGTGTGTGtatatttagaatttcatcccAAACTATCACTTCACTGTGCATGGTTGTCTATGGTATAAACTGTGAGCAATCTGTTTCCCTCAGACTGGTGCATTTTATATGTTTAACAACGTAGCTGACGTAAGTTTAATTGCAGTCCCTCTTAATCCACTGGAATATGGTAATTAAAAGTGCTTAGGTGtgaaacaaatatgatattgaagtattatcagaatatatcaaaatgTTTACACAATTTAAAATTTGCTACATCTGTTAAATTGCTTAATTTGCCTGAAGGTCATATTCCCTTTCCCAATGACTACCTGTTCAGTACCTCAATGATAGTCAACTGTTGGTGTCATTTCTCATTCTTACACTTTGACAGTCAGAATTATAGTGTTCACAAGCACAAATGGTTTATGATCGTCAGTTACTGAAACACAGCTATTTCTTTGTATAACCTCAGTCTGCCCCGTTCAGAGTGATTTACCGGTATGGTTTGCATTGAGTGAAAAGTTGGAGGCCCCTCATGGTATTCCGCAATTGTTAAAGTGCCCCTTAAACACCTTGGCTTCTTTTCATGTACCCATTCTGTCTCCGCCCTCCCGTTGATTGTGCTAGTCCCCTTAAGTTGCTTCGGCCGTCGTGCGCCCTCCCCGTAAACAACTTTAATACGCTAAGAAATAAAATGTTGGCTCAGGAAAAGATTCTCATACAGAATTGAACAGTTTTAGATTGGGCCATTATCAACAACAGATGAAGGTCACTTCTAATTGTACTGTAGTCGATTGTCAACGACAGTGGCAGAGGCATGTTGGCCAGTGAGATAGCCCGAGAGAGATCGAATGAACCAaggtgtgaaaaaaaatcaaacttcaTAAAAGCATGCATGTGACAGTAACACATGCAAAATACGAGCGCGATCGACATAATGATATTCACAGCTTTACCTGTCGAACGGTCGCACTTGATGTACATATGTCGTCACGTACAATCACAAGACACGACAGAGGCCTTCGCTTTTTTGAACACTGTCAGTTTACTGCAGTGTGTGCAGGAAATTGGAATGTTTGAAGTCAATCAAAATGCCAGGGAGATTCAAAGCTCCGAATCCAATTCCTAATTGACTGTCGTGAAAGCCTACAAACTATCGGATACCCTGCTCATCTTAAAAGTCGTGGTAATTTGAGAATACGAAACTGTGTCATTTGAGAATGCCCAATCAGGTGCTGGTGTTCCATTTGCGCTTCAAACCAATGTTCGGGATTGGATTCCATATCTGTCTGAAAATATTGCCAGAGATAGCAACCTTTCCATGTCGATGATAATGGCCCGTTGTCGGCTTGTTTCTACTTTGTAcctttgaaaaatttatttgcGATGGCTTCCAACATGATGGCGCCATTTCTATAGTCTTTCTTGTCAGAGACTGTGTCGTTAACGGCCAGAATATACAGAATCATCGCATCATGGAGGAAGGCAGCATACTTGTTACCCTACCGAGAGACAATGTGTGAAATCACGCTAAGTTCTCGCTTTATCTCGTGAAGTAACGTTTCCCCAGCTTTCTGAATTTTCCGTGGCGCCCTTATGAGCAGTTGGCACAAAAGTCAGGGGATCTTGTCTTTCGAACGACGAATTTAAAGGGAAACCAGGGAGCTCTTTCCACAGTGCTTGATTACGATAGAATAGGGTGTGACCCTTATATGTCGATGACAGTGACCCGCCCTTTTTTCTTTGTACCTTTGAAAAATTTACTTCTCATCGATTTGAATATTCCTTTACCATCCTTGTAGTTCTGTCCATCGCTTACAGTGTCGTTGAGGGCGAGAATGTATAACATCACAGCATCATGGAGGAATACAGAATATTTGCTTCCCTAGTAAAACATAAACATGAATAAGGGAAACTCTAGCTAGCCCCCTCCCTTTCAGCAAGCTGTTCCCCAACACATGACTCGTCGGAATTTAACAATAGTATTTTAGTATAGTTGCAATTATGAAAAACTGTCGACCCATTGGAGTGAGCTTACTATAAACGTTTTTTCTAGGTTTTAACCCGTACACTAAAGCCTAAGTCAAACCCTAAAATTCATCACATTTAGCGACAAGATCCACATTTCTGAACGTTTCATTTCCTTGACATTATCGTGCAGAGTACGCAACTTTGTATGCTGTGAAGCGTCTAACAAACCAAGTCAGTGAGGTTGTCTATGTCAAGCGTAACCTACCCCTGCTTATTAGGAATTCTAATATTTACTTGTCAAAATATCACTTGTTGCGACAAACGGTACTGAAAAAAAACGCAAAGAGTGGCATACATCACACATAAGATTGGTCAATATGACTTCTTAAAGGATTTTGTTACCATTTCGATGCCACCTGATATTTATGCTTTCTTTCTCGTCTTGATGAATTTAGATTGAAGAAAATACTCTTTCAAACGCTTACAATCTCGTCACACTAGATTCTAAAACAGATATTCTGATGTATTATCGATGTATTATCATATCGAGTATTCGATGAAGTCTTAAAAGAGCCTTCCAATAACGGATCACTACCTTGGTAAACTAAGCTGCAGAAATCGATACAGCAATCTTGTTAAAAACTGaataataatgttgttttacaatATACTTCTTTGAGCCTGgtattaacattttgaaagaaCTCACAGCCTAATTTCTTTTTCGAAGACAGGGTTAAACAAGGGATGGGccattcaattttcataaaatgtccAAATCGCTGGTGAAATCCATTTGTTCGATGACAATCGACAGGACGGCTGCGTCGGTTTACCTTAGTGTCCGGTGGAAGAGTCATACTCCATGGCGGGTCTTCTAATCTCTTTGCCACTTCTATAGTAAAATCGTCGACTTCGCTCGCTGTCAATGCCGCCAGGGACATCTGTTGATGCGTAAGAAGACAACATGTTACTTAACAAACCATCGCAGCTTTCCAGGAAAGCAAATACCAAAACCGATTCCTTCTTCTATCTTTCTCTGGACAAAATAAGAGGTTACTAATTGTATTGTGTTTAAATCTCTTAAGTTATTTTAATATAATTAGCATGATATGTTTCGATTCAATGGCATACTTTGTTACACATCAACGTTTACGTTGGTATTGCAGGGCACATGCCAGCTATTCtatgcaaaatgtttaacaTGTAACGGGTATGGACACTAGAACAAATGTGTTCTACTCAAATGTTTAGTTGGACATGTAGGTTGGTGCTTGTTTCGCCTCAATCTTTTTTGCCAGGTGGGTTTGAGCATCATTTGGTGACTACGAATCCTATGAATATTTCACCTTTATTTTATCGTCTTCTAGCGCACGACTTACAtgaaaaacagcctcaaaagcTTTCCTGGCATCTTCATTTCTGCCATCGTCTCCTAGATACGTCTCCTCCGCCGAGATGACATCTTCATCCGGCAACATCTCGACCGTGTAGAAAACGTAGTCACCGTTTGTCATGCCCATGTCGTGGGCTTCCAGTATGATCATGCGACGGTCCACTTTGGGGGCGCAAAGTACGACGACTGTAATGTGTAGCACAATAAGATTAAATGTCGACTTGACTGTCATTATTCTTCTCCCTTGTTGATTTTATAAAACCCCATTTCACGTGCTCACTCGTACACACATACACTCGATTTCCTCTGTATAATACCTATCCATATAATGCTTAGAGCGCGACATAACTTCATTCATTGATGCACAGTACATCTAATTAGTACACTGTACTGTTTTAATATCGAAAGACCAGAGCTGAACCTCCATCATTGGCGAAACGTACACTATAAAATATTCCCCTGCACAAACAGTTGTCATTCATAGTCCTATGTGTTTGTGCTATTCGGCATGTACTCCCGtaattttaaaatcgtaagtttGTTCTTGCGGGTTCCTTTTATTAAGTCCCATTCTTTCGCTGAATGGTTTCATAACGTGTATTACTTACTCCTTCCTTCTCTTATcgtctttttcaaaatattttggacAACTCTGATCCCAGGGTTGTTGTCATACGACACCTCGTAACCGATTGTCACGTTTTTATCTTTGAAAGTCTAAGAATACGAAACAAGAGGAGGTTATTATGTTGATGTGCTCGGTAGCAGTGAGGAGGGGGGAGTAGAGAACTAAATTACCGTACTCTGCATGAATTTAAAGCCGTATGACGGTCAGTAGTGCTTGGTGTCATATCGTCGGTAAATGTTGACAAATACTGAACAACAGAGACAATCAAAACTTGAAAAGTTGGGGACCCATATATCTACAAAATGCGCTTAGACAGACCTTAACTATTGCTTTTCCTGCATCGCCATATAACAGATACGTTGAGTAGATGATAACAGCACGATTCCAATCGTAACTGTCCATAATTTCCAACAGAAAGATGCCCAGTTTGCTGAAGGGACCGAGAGAACGTCCCAACGTGGTATACACCTTCTTGTCGTTGAACTCTGGCGCCGTTGCCACCCATGATATGATTGGAATGTTCCAGAAAGAGGCGAGCTGCCCAGCGATGAAGCATGCTAGGGAGGGGAGACACGTTATTCGTACATATCTTCAAATCGTAGTAAATATACAtagaattttgtttgtttgtttgtttgtttgtttgtttgtttgcttgccTTGGTGATTTCGTTGCTTTATGTCTGTCCGAATGTTCGGGATTGCAGAATTGGAACGCGACCTcggatttaaaatattttttaatctGCCGACCATGGTGTCTGACTGAGGGCAAATAACAGGTTTAACACGATTCCAATGGTTTAACGGGaccattttcaacaaaaagatATGGGGTAAGCTGCAAGCGGGTTCGAAAGTTTCCGAGGAAATCGCGCGTCTCTTATAAGCAGTTACAATGAACGGTGCGGATCAATTTTCAGGAATCTACTCACCTTGCGAACACGGAGGGCCAATCAGAACATCCACGTGTTCTTCGACATGAAGATCGACAGTGTAGCCACCGGCCTGTTTGCTGTTACATTCTGAGTCACGAGTTACTATTCTATGGGacgaaaatataaaaaacataATCGATGATAacaaaaatgtaagaaaataattgacaaaagtggTTAACTCAGTGGGAACAGAGTATGAAAGTCGAAGATGTGTGCGCACCGtacaaaattatacatattTCACTTGACTTTGGAGTTTCTGCGATGAAAAAGGACTTCGTGATCAGGGCATTTGAAGTCCCTGCCATTGCCGGATGACTCAATCTGTGATTACATAGCGAAATCCAAAACAACAGTATTGGAATTTCAGCTTCTTTATTGAAGTTTGTATAGTCCCAATCAAAGTCGGGACGTTGTTCCTAATTCTTATGATCTGTCATCGAAAGAATCATTAtatgaagaaagaaaacaattaaaaatgaTTTGAGCTGTTAGGCAAACATACTTATTCAAATAGACAGATTTTAACCATTCGTACCGTATGTACTTTTTGCAGTTTACGCCATATATGTtgtgaaaaagaaataaaagaacAAAAATCCATTTGTTTGCGTTAATATTAGTCAGCATGGCGTCGCACAAtcgataaatatgaaaattcttcACTTTGGTATTCACGTGCaactttttaaagtttaaattgcAAATTAGAGACTTACTCGAACTCCACGTCTTCAACCAGGTCCATCTCCTTCACTTTGTCAATTGCGATGTTGATGGCACCAGCACTCGTAGAACCGCCGAAATCGTTCAAAACTTCGTAGTTGCTCCATGGGGCAAGAAATCCTATCTTTATCTTAATAACAGCAAGAGCTGGTGCCAAACAGCTCAGCACCAGCAGGACGAAGACACACATTGGAGGTGTCATCGCGAACCAACCGCGACGGGGACTTAGAATCGAGGTATATAGAGTTTGGGACTGGTTACTGCTAGCTCTTAGATAATGCTTCGCGATTTAGTTCTGATTGGACAGTCATTCATCGGATCTCAATGCGTGAACCAGCCTCGGCGactgatctgggttgcctacaTCACAGAATATGCATTCTGTTCCTGCctactcaagattttcaacgTCCTCCACTGCAGGTTGATTGTCGAGGGTGGCCGCATGAGGTCTTCCATGTGCCTCGAGAGCCCTAGCATGCTACCCACAATTTAATTCTACCCTGCGGTTGAAGTCGCGTGGGGTAACGTATAATTATCCCACTAGCAGAGAAATTCTTTGCAGTATAGCAACACAATTACTATCGCTGCATCACACAGTTAGAAATACAGTTAAGTGATTAGAACATGCCTTGGTTACACTTATTTTACGAGTAAAATGCTAAAGACGCACAGGAAGAGGCGAGTGAGACAGTTAATAGTTTAATAATTTCAACTCGAAGACAAAaggatgtgtgtgtgtttccaGTTATAGGACCTCCCTGCGTTAAAACCAGGGACATACCATTTGGTACATTCATGCTTACTGGCCCTgttctttctttgtttgtttgtttgtttgttttgcgcGTGTGTAAAGTGGCAAATGTGCTCTTTAGCCAAAGCAAGCAAACAGTAAAGAGGTATCAAAATTTACCTTCCAGACTACCCTTGCGTTGACGTATATTAACAATCCCTCCACAAATCAAACGCCCATTGCaagcatgtatttatgtatgtatgtatgtatgtatgtatgtatgtatgtatgtatgtatgtatgtatgtatgtatgtatgtatgtatgtatgtatgtatgtatctatgtatctatgtatgtatctatgtatgtatgtatgtacgtcaattGAGAGTTTTAAAAAAGGACTGAAAACTCACTTTACACTAAGGCTTACAAATTATACACGTAAAGACTTTGTTGTTTTGTAAAGCGCCTATGGGCAATCTTTTTGGATATGTTGCGCTATATAAAGTTTTCAATTattattatgtatatatgtatgtgtgtgtgtatgcttAGGAACTTTTGGAGATGGTTCGGAGTATCAGAGCAAAGATATCCCAGTCGAAATCCCAAGGCAGTAACCCAGTGTTTGTCTCTCACATATTATATGTAGACGGGAAATCAGATTTGCAAATCAGTGCTCGACCGAAGGAGAAATCGgctgaaaaaaacaaattccGTATGCAACAAAGTTCTTTCTCAATTTTCCCCTCCCTTACACATGGaggtaattttttttacctccatgctttACAAACCTAATTTCTCACATAACAGTAACTTTAATGTCCGATACGTGTAACATTTTATGCATTCCCCAGTCTTTGtactttttcaaattgttaagtACAGTGTCTTGTTCTCCTTCAACATTATGCCAAAATGCCTGATACTCATCTTCCCCGCACAGCTTGTGTGTGTCTAATGGACAGTGTTAACATTTATATGTCAGCAATAAACATTGCATTGTGTAAATAGtgggctgtgttgacaaaactgATAATCTATCTTTCTACGTACCGTTGGAAGAAGAATTTAAGATTGTAATCGTAAATGCTGTCAAAATAATAGCTAATGACGAGCCCTTTTTAGAGATGGACACCATCAGTGCAATGATAGCGGGGAAAATAACCGAAAAACAAAAGCCCGTTGATTAGTGTACGGTAGAGGGCgggagtcacgtgacattttacCATCGCGggaaaattcaagatggctcCCATAGAAATGAAGTATGTTGTGTCATTCAGTTCACAAGTAAGTACTATATAACTCATTCATACATTAATTCTGCATTATCGTTGTCAATGATCACTACTTATGTATGTCCAACGCTGGCTTCTTACTGCCGTAATATCACTGTCGTGAGTTACGCGTAAATCGGAGTCGAAGTCCTGACCGGCGCTCCATCCTTGCCAATGCCATGGTCCATAGTTGTTTACATAATTTCTAGGGTTCTAAAACTTCTATAATGTGTAGGACTGGGGATACACGATCCCGATCGTGGTACACAGTATAGATTGATAACAGAGATGATTCACGATACCAATAAAGAGCTTTCTTAACTGTGTATGATAGCACCATATCATTCCTAAATCACGTTGTTGTACGCAAAAGTGGCTGAGCTGCATACCTAGCTGGGCCACAGGATTAAAGTAATCGGAGTATGGCCAGTGTCCGCCTTTGGTTACGCCGCCTCCCAACTAGCAACTGAATGGCCACCTAGCCCCTATCAACAacacaggtgtccggagttgccggtgtacatgcatagagagaatggcccattctctctatgcatgtacaccggcaactccggacacctgttATCAACAAGACGACCAGGGCCATGTACAGCAATCACCACAGCCTAACTAattctgaaaataaacaaataattggTCGTAAGTTACCACACAACTTCATGATGTACTTTTAGGATTCCCAACACAGAGCAGAAAACCTTCTAAGCCAGGCCAGTGGATGGAGAAAATGGTTGTCGGCGAAAGAAGACAGAAGTGGAAATTTGGAAGCAGAGTTCCAGCTTGAGAAGATATCTAAGATTGGATATATTGATATTGGTGAGTAGCCTCTGATCACAGTTATGTGCACCAGTGTTCATTCAAGTTACTGTGAGTTTTTGCGTGTATAatctgtgttttgtgtgtgattgtagtgtgcaaaGAGACTGAACTAGCAGAGGGACAAAGTCTAGCACAGGTGTGGAATTTTATGCACTGATTCAGTGAATAGGCACCAATAGTCAGATGACATCCtgctttttattgtttattgatCCATAGTCCCTCCAATTGTTACCTTAGTTTACAACGCagctggtttctttgtgacaaGGCTTGTTATGGATATCGATAGTGATACCTTAGTTGACATTGTGCATgttatttacatatcatttttatttgttaaattacaacattttcaTGTTACAGAGTATGACAAAAGTGGAGGCTGTGGTACCCTCAACAGACCTCCAACTTTGAACTTTTTGACTTGGCACATTGAATACTTCATGACACTTTTAAAACCATGAATCACCAATTTATCCAAGTTTAGGAAGTTGTCCACTTCTTGATGATGAGATAAAGGGATGAAAATTCTGAGAACAATCCGTATTAAAGCTTGTCCTAAATGATTGAGGTAATTCACACCATGGAGGTACAAGCTAGTACCTCCCTGTTCACACCCTAAACAATGGTGTTTTCCAGATAGGTTGTGGAGAGAATATGATTCTCACCCTACCAGCAGACCAAAATGGAGGGAAAGAAATTACTGGAGATTGCTGGTTTACCTGTACTTTGTATCAAGTGGGGAAtttgtcactaaatatataCCATGTAGATAGACTGTGACATGCCAAAAATTACAGTCTGGCAACAACAAACAATATTCAAACCTTCAACAAAAGATTCCTTATAGaccctactacctccatgctgatACCAAAAGTGGGGAAAAAATTATGGAGAGATGGCTAGTTATGAGTGCAGTATTGAACTGTAGTATTTTGGTATGTTTagtttgtaaaatgtactgtaaattaaaaattcttCACAAATAGCAAATCATGTTTATTGTTAAGTTCCTTTGGTATGATATTTTGTAGGTAACTATGGGTCAGCTTTTGTTGAAATCTGGGTTGGTAGAGCATCCTGGTCAAGAGACAAAGAATATGTCTGTCTGCTGCCTGCAACCTCCTTGATGAATATCATGGATTGTAAACTGGGAAAGAATAAACACAACGTCAAAATGTTGAATAAAGGTAATCATAGACAATGTCCtctgaaaagttttcaagtttctAATACCTCTTGTCGACTTTGACCTGTTCACCTCTGATTtgctgtaaacaggtccacagttgccattgataacaatggggttgggccaaaccatggcggCTGAAAGGTTAAGATGGAATGCTCATCTTTGGAACAGTTTATGGCACActcaaattttttactatattttttccattttgctcCTTTttttgactcattttgaagcctgtaCTCAGATTATGAAGTTTTCACTgttgtatttttgtgaaaattgaagtttttgcCTTATACAGTAATCATCTCAAAACATAGTTGCACTGTCAGATctcttttgccaaatttcaaagaccaaaaacatttttttttcttgacctAAAAAGAGATCTTTTCTTTTATGTTTCAATTGCATTGTAATTAGTCGGGTCCGCAATTATGCCTTATCTGTCAAAAACAGTAACGTCATTCCACATAAACAGACACAAAGTGTGCTAGATAAATATGGTTACTCTCTTTTACCCCTTAAGATCATTTGAGTGTTGACGCCACAACCGAGGAATGGGACAGAGTCCGGGTAATATGCAGACAGCCATACCGTAAAGATTGTCAGTTTGGGCTGTCTTTTCTGAGACTGCGAACTCCAGAAGAAAGTAAAGACACAGACGTAGGATCTCCTGTCACTACAAAGGTACATAATATATATCTGGATAGGCAAAACCTTGACTCACAATAGACCACAGTACAAATAAAACCACATACTACAATTTCCATGGAACTATGTGTATTCCAATCTATATGTTTATCAATATGTATTTGTTGGTTCGGCAATAACTTTTTCTGCAGTGTCTTTTTCCCCATAGAACAATGCCATGGTCAGAGTGCGGTATTTCATTTCTGAGTAGGCTAATTGAATCTGTTTCCCTCAAGATATTGCCCAGGATGTTGTCTTGTCTTGACAAAATGATAATTATGCACTCTGATGTTATCAATTGAAATTGACATGTGTTTTTGTTGAGGCTGGCTCGGTttaaggggcgacgtcaaaagatcgatgtttgaaaaaaaacttaattgcttaagtttgggggtgaGGGGGTTTTGgtcaaattaatttctgtgcagtcaaaaacgatttaacgtctttttggcaaattttacgatttcaaggctgttttttgtacactaaaaccgatccagtcacccgtatttttgttactttataatggttttcaatttttatttaattcaatggtacattggtacgtcgtttgaaagaattagtacagggtatgagtccgcaatgtttttcaattttaggtcagttaagttagaagcgggggtggggggggggggggggtctcaggccaaacttaagcaattaagttagatttattatattgaacttttgatgttgcccctaagTTTTCCTGTGTAAATCACATGTGTAAAGTTTTGCTTTGTGAGAGTTACATACAGCAATGCCTGTATGTCTGAGAATATGAGTATGCACACTTTTCTGATGTTCC from Ptychodera flava strain L36383 chromosome 12, AS_Pfla_20210202, whole genome shotgun sequence includes the following:
- the LOC139146045 gene encoding atrial natriuretic peptide receptor 3-like is translated as MTPSTTDRHTALNSCRTFKDKNVTIGYEVSYDNNPGIRVVQNILKKTIREGRIVVLCAPKVDRRMIILEAHDMGMTNGDYVFYTVEMLPDEDVISAEETYLGDDGRNEDARKAFEAVFHMSLAALTASEVDDFTIEVAKRLEDPPWSMTLPPDTKGNKYAAFLHDAMILYILAVNDTVSDKKDYRNGAIMLEAIANKFFKGISGNVLIDEYGDREPDYWITDLQENGAFEKIAEVVNLDDGSRMATVSFTVNGLISSL